The genomic stretch AACTTTCGCGCCTGCTGCTGCGAAAGCGAAAGCGGTTGCCTTACCAATCCCTTTTGACGCTCCAGTAATCACCACAACCTTATTTTTAATTTTTCCTTGCGGTTCGGTGAGGTAGGTTGGAGACCTTCAAGCACCTCTCCGTATATCCGCCCTCCATTTCATTACGGGCTTCGTTTAGGATACTTGGATGCACCGTAGAAACTCTGCACGCGTTGAACTATCTTCACGGAATGTCCCGCGCATGACATTGGTTGTCATTACCGGTGCTTGCTTTTGGACACCACGTGCCATCATGCACAAGTGCCGTCCCTCTATCACGACAGCGACCCCCCGCGGGTCAAGGGCATTTTCGAGCGATTCGGCAATCTCACGCGTGAGACGTTCCTGAACCTGCAACCGACGAGAAAACATATCTACAATGCGTGGGATTTTACTTAAACCCACAATTCGCTTCCGCGGGAGATACCCAACGTGACATTTACCCCAAAAGGGGAGGATATGATGTTCACAAAGACTGTAAAATTCAATCTCTTTCACAATCACCATTTCATCATAATCCTCATCAAAGATGGCTCTATTCAGAATCTCATCAACACTTTGATGATAGCCACTCGTCAAGAATTCCATCGCTTTCGCGGCACGGTGTGGTGTCTTCACCAAGCCTTGACGACTCGGATCTTCACCTAAGTTTTCAATGATTTTTGTGTAAAGTCCTTCCAACTCAAGGGTAGCATTAGTTTGTTTAAACTCCATTATGTTAAAATGTGCCTCCAATGGCTGTATTTTTATATACTAAGTGGTAAAAAGATGAATTACTCACCGTAGTAGTCAAAATGGTTTTTGGGGGTCTCCCGTAAGCGAAGACGGTGTAGAACCACCGGGCGCAAATTCGGTGCTAACACCTCCCAAAGCACTTTGACGAAGTTCTCCGAAGTCGGGTTGAGCGTCTCAAACTCGGGCGTGTCGAGATTCAGATGTTTGTAGTCAAAACGCGCATACACCTGTTTTTGAACGACTTCGTCAAGCAAATTCAAACCCGCAACCAACCCGGTTCTTGCATCTATGTCTCCCTTTACGGTAACCTCGAGTACATAGTTATGTCCATGTCCAGCCGGATTATTGCACTTTCCGAAAATATCCTGGTTCTCTTCATCACTGAGTGCATGGCTGTGCAAACGGTGGGCTGCGCTAAATTCGTAGACTTTTGTAAGATAAACCATAGATCCTTCCCCATAATAGTCTGCAAAATTTGCTGCGCTTTCGTAGAGGCGTATCCTGTGCAACATTCCGTTCGGTAAGGAAGGGACAAGCCGTTGCCAAATCTCTATAACGATGTTCTCACACGTCGGTTGGAGATGCGGGTTCTTTGCGAAAACAGGATGTTGATGGTTTAGATGTTTGTGATCGTAATTGGCGAGCACGTTGTTCTTCAACAACGCGTCCAAGGTCACCAAATTGATTACCATCCCGTCATCTACATCCACATTGCCTTTCACCATGACTTCAAGCACATAGTTATGCCCGTGGCTATTTGGGTTTGCAGCAGCACCAAACACCTCCAAGTTCTCCGTATCGCTCAATTCAGGGATACGATTATAATGTGATGCTTCAAATGCCGTTTGCCGGGTTAAGTAGTACATCGATTTCGTGGTGTTACGTCGTCTACCAAGGACCTAAGTATCGTACCGCGGAGGGACGACGAGTTCGTCGTCGATTGATTCATACTGGACGGTCATGAGCCATTCGCCTGTTCCGCGTATTTGGACATTGCACTTTTTCAACCATTCGATTAAGGTGACACTGTCGCGTGCTTCCCATTCGCAGACCATCCGCCCTGACAACGTATCGCACAAGACTCGGATATTGATTACATCA from Candidatus Poribacteria bacterium encodes the following:
- the folE gene encoding GTP cyclohydrolase I FolE, translating into MEFKQTNATLELEGLYTKIIENLGEDPSRQGLVKTPHRAAKAMEFLTSGYHQSVDEILNRAIFDEDYDEMVIVKEIEFYSLCEHHILPFWGKCHVGYLPRKRIVGLSKIPRIVDMFSRRLQVQERLTREIAESLENALDPRGVAVVIEGRHLCMMARGVQKQAPVMTTNVMRGTFREDSSTRAEFLRCIQVS
- a CDS encoding 6-pyruvoyl tetrahydropterin synthase, whose product is MYYLTRQTAFEASHYNRIPELSDTENLEVFGAAANPNSHGHNYVLEVMVKGNVDVDDGMVINLVTLDALLKNNVLANYDHKHLNHQHPVFAKNPHLQPTCENIVIEIWQRLVPSLPNGMLHRIRLYESAANFADYYGEGSMVYLTKVYEFSAAHRLHSHALSDEENQDIFGKCNNPAGHGHNYVLEVTVKGDIDARTGLVAGLNLLDEVVQKQVYARFDYKHLNLDTPEFETLNPTSENFVKVLWEVLAPNLRPVVLHRLRLRETPKNHFDYYGE